From the Musa acuminata AAA Group cultivar baxijiao chromosome BXJ3-7, Cavendish_Baxijiao_AAA, whole genome shotgun sequence genome, one window contains:
- the LOC103991113 gene encoding pentatricopeptide repeat-containing protein At2g35130 isoform X2, with protein MAQQILKFVQRESDAAKIWASLDTLPPTHNLWDDLISISVQLRLNKHWDPIISVCEWILYKSSFHPDVLCYNLLIDAYGQKLQHKKAESVYLQLLEAHCIPTEDTYALLLRAYCTCGLLEKCEAVLTEMRKNGTPPGAVVYNAYMDGLLKGRNTVKAVEIFRRMKSDQCRPSTDTYTMMINLYGKANQSATALKVFDEMKTEKCKPNICTYTALVNAFARDGLCEKAEEIFEELQEAGHEPDVYAYNALMEAYSRAGFPFGSYEIFTLMQHMGCEPDTASYNIMVDAFGRAGLHEEAEAVFEELKQQGMTPTMKSHMLLLSAYSKAGNIPKCEFIMNQMHKSGLKPDTFALNSMLNAYGRVGRFEKMEEVLTAMENSRLEGDISTYNILINIYGRAGFLSRMDELFRSLASRGLKADVVTWTSKMSAYARKKQYKRCLEIFEEMIDAGCYPDGGTAKVLLASCTTDEQIEQVTTVIRSMHKEARNVFDI; from the exons ATGGCTCAGCAGATTCTAAAGTTTGTACAGAGGGAATCCGATGCTGCCAAAATTTGGGCTTCACTTGACACTCTCCCTCCTACTCATAATTTGTGGGATGATCTTATTAGTATATCTGTTCAGCTTCGTCTCAACAAACATTGGGATCCTATTATCTCC GTCTGTGAGTGGATACTGTACAAGAGTTCCTTCCATCCTGATGTACTGTGCTACAACTTGCTTATAGATGCATATGGCCAGAAGTTGCAACACAAGAAGGCAGAGTCAGTTTACTTGCAGCTTCTTGAAGCTCACTGCATCCCAACTGAGGATACTTATGCTCTTCTCTTGAGGGCTTACTGCACATGTGGATTGCTTGAGAAGTGTGAGGCTGTCCTTACTGAGATGCGAAAGAATGGCACTCCTCCGG GTGCGGTTGTATATAATGCATACATGGATGGGTTGTTAAAGGGAAGGAACACTGTAAAGGCTGTGGAGATCTTTCGGAGGATGAAGAGTGATCAGTGCCGGCCATCTACAGACACATATACAATGATGATTAACCTGTATGGGAAG GCTAATCAATCAGCTACCGCCTTAAAGGTTTTTGATGAAATGAAAACTGAGAAGTGCAAGccaaatatatgtacatatactgcTTTGGTCAATGCATTTGCAAGAGATGGACTTTGTGAGAAGGCAGAAGAAATATTTGAGGAGCTACAAGAAGCTGGACATGAGCCTGATGTTTATGCATATAATGCCCTCATGGAAGCATACAG CCGTGCAGGTTTTCCATTTGGTTCCTATGAGATCTTCACTCTGATGCAACACATGGGATGTGAACCAGACACAGCTTCATACAACATTATGGTTGATGCATTTGGAAGAGCTGGTCTTCATGAGG AAGCCGAGGCTGTGTTTGAAGAACTGAAGCAACAAGGCATGACACCAACCATGAAGTCTCACATGCTGCTCCTTTCAGCCTACTCAAAGGCAGGAAACATCCCCAAATGCGAGTTCATCATGAACCAGATGCACAAATCTGGTCTCAAGCCCGACACCTTCGCGCTGAACTCCATGCTGAATGCCTATGGCAGGGTCGGTCGCTTTGAGAAGATGGAAGAAGTGCTGACCGCAATGGAGAACAGTCGGTTAGAAGGGGACATCAGCACCTACAACATCTTGATCAACATCTACGGTCGGGCGGGATTCCTCAGCAGAATGGACGAGCTCTTTCGGTCCCTCGCGAGCAGGGGACTGAAAGCTGATGTGGTGACATGGACTTCGAAGATGAGCGCATATGCGCGGAAGAAGCAGTACAAGAGATGCTTGGAGATCTTCGAAGAGATGATTGATGCGGGCTGCTATCCCGATGGAGGGACCGCCAAAGTGCTGCTCGCATCTTGTACCACGGACGAGCAGATCGAGCAAGTTACTACTGTAATTAGATCAATGCACAAGGAGGCAAGGAATGTGTTTGATATATGA
- the LOC103991113 gene encoding pentatricopeptide repeat-containing protein At2g35130 isoform X1 produces the protein MFTIEAVLYGPFPRSRFSISGSERTLRQRGKDPSITLGEERKQNIFLDKRGKWRISNPKKLSRKKGGSLRGRGWKYGSGFVDGVFPVLSPMAQQILKFVQRESDAAKIWASLDTLPPTHNLWDDLISISVQLRLNKHWDPIISVCEWILYKSSFHPDVLCYNLLIDAYGQKLQHKKAESVYLQLLEAHCIPTEDTYALLLRAYCTCGLLEKCEAVLTEMRKNGTPPGAVVYNAYMDGLLKGRNTVKAVEIFRRMKSDQCRPSTDTYTMMINLYGKANQSATALKVFDEMKTEKCKPNICTYTALVNAFARDGLCEKAEEIFEELQEAGHEPDVYAYNALMEAYSRAGFPFGSYEIFTLMQHMGCEPDTASYNIMVDAFGRAGLHEEAEAVFEELKQQGMTPTMKSHMLLLSAYSKAGNIPKCEFIMNQMHKSGLKPDTFALNSMLNAYGRVGRFEKMEEVLTAMENSRLEGDISTYNILINIYGRAGFLSRMDELFRSLASRGLKADVVTWTSKMSAYARKKQYKRCLEIFEEMIDAGCYPDGGTAKVLLASCTTDEQIEQVTTVIRSMHKEARNVFDI, from the exons GTTTACCATTGAGGCTGTCTTGTATGGTCCATTTCCAAGATCAAGATTCAGCATAAGTGGCTCTGAAAGGACTTTAAGACAAAGAGGCAAGGATCCCAGCATCACTCTTGGGGAAGAGAGAAAACAGAATATTTTTCTTGACAAACGTGGGAAATGGAGAATCTCTAATCCCAAAAAGTTGTCCAGGAAAAAGG gtGGTTCGCTAAGGGGACGGGGATGGAAATATGGATCTGGATTTGTAGATGGAGTTTTCCCTGTCCTGAGTCCCATGGCTCAGCAGATTCTAAAGTTTGTACAGAGGGAATCCGATGCTGCCAAAATTTGGGCTTCACTTGACACTCTCCCTCCTACTCATAATTTGTGGGATGATCTTATTAGTATATCTGTTCAGCTTCGTCTCAACAAACATTGGGATCCTATTATCTCC GTCTGTGAGTGGATACTGTACAAGAGTTCCTTCCATCCTGATGTACTGTGCTACAACTTGCTTATAGATGCATATGGCCAGAAGTTGCAACACAAGAAGGCAGAGTCAGTTTACTTGCAGCTTCTTGAAGCTCACTGCATCCCAACTGAGGATACTTATGCTCTTCTCTTGAGGGCTTACTGCACATGTGGATTGCTTGAGAAGTGTGAGGCTGTCCTTACTGAGATGCGAAAGAATGGCACTCCTCCGG GTGCGGTTGTATATAATGCATACATGGATGGGTTGTTAAAGGGAAGGAACACTGTAAAGGCTGTGGAGATCTTTCGGAGGATGAAGAGTGATCAGTGCCGGCCATCTACAGACACATATACAATGATGATTAACCTGTATGGGAAG GCTAATCAATCAGCTACCGCCTTAAAGGTTTTTGATGAAATGAAAACTGAGAAGTGCAAGccaaatatatgtacatatactgcTTTGGTCAATGCATTTGCAAGAGATGGACTTTGTGAGAAGGCAGAAGAAATATTTGAGGAGCTACAAGAAGCTGGACATGAGCCTGATGTTTATGCATATAATGCCCTCATGGAAGCATACAG CCGTGCAGGTTTTCCATTTGGTTCCTATGAGATCTTCACTCTGATGCAACACATGGGATGTGAACCAGACACAGCTTCATACAACATTATGGTTGATGCATTTGGAAGAGCTGGTCTTCATGAGG AAGCCGAGGCTGTGTTTGAAGAACTGAAGCAACAAGGCATGACACCAACCATGAAGTCTCACATGCTGCTCCTTTCAGCCTACTCAAAGGCAGGAAACATCCCCAAATGCGAGTTCATCATGAACCAGATGCACAAATCTGGTCTCAAGCCCGACACCTTCGCGCTGAACTCCATGCTGAATGCCTATGGCAGGGTCGGTCGCTTTGAGAAGATGGAAGAAGTGCTGACCGCAATGGAGAACAGTCGGTTAGAAGGGGACATCAGCACCTACAACATCTTGATCAACATCTACGGTCGGGCGGGATTCCTCAGCAGAATGGACGAGCTCTTTCGGTCCCTCGCGAGCAGGGGACTGAAAGCTGATGTGGTGACATGGACTTCGAAGATGAGCGCATATGCGCGGAAGAAGCAGTACAAGAGATGCTTGGAGATCTTCGAAGAGATGATTGATGCGGGCTGCTATCCCGATGGAGGGACCGCCAAAGTGCTGCTCGCATCTTGTACCACGGACGAGCAGATCGAGCAAGTTACTACTGTAATTAGATCAATGCACAAGGAGGCAAGGAATGTGTTTGATATATGA